In the genome of Effusibacillus lacus, one region contains:
- a CDS encoding AbrB family transcriptional regulator, translating to MDITKIFLTLAIGTLGGLAGYKLKIPAGAMIGSLGAVALFNMFYGSLGKMPGSVMVGVQIVLGTALGLSITRGMVMELKTAWLPALIIAGTYLAAGIAVGFVVAKVTGWDLLTSMFSAVPGGLTDVVAAAQSVEGVKPVNIMVIHSVRLVLVLLSIPVLVKVFGK from the coding sequence TTGGACATTACAAAGATCTTTCTGACACTGGCAATCGGGACGCTTGGCGGTCTGGCGGGATATAAACTGAAAATCCCGGCTGGGGCGATGATCGGTTCACTTGGCGCGGTGGCGCTTTTTAATATGTTTTACGGATCGCTTGGCAAAATGCCAGGCAGCGTAATGGTGGGGGTGCAGATTGTGCTGGGAACGGCGCTTGGGTTGTCCATCACCAGGGGAATGGTTATGGAACTAAAGACAGCCTGGCTGCCGGCGCTAATCATAGCAGGAACCTATTTGGCGGCAGGCATCGCAGTCGGCTTCGTAGTGGCGAAAGTCACCGGGTGGGACCTGTTGACTTCCATGTTCAGTGCGGTGCCGGGAGGATTGACAGACGTGGTGGCAGCTGCTCAGTCGGTAGAGGGCGTGAAACCGGTCAACATCATGGTGATCCATTCAGTTCGCCTGGTGTTGGTGCTGTTGTCGATTCCCGTATTGGTAAAAGTGTTCGGGAAATAA
- a CDS encoding NAD(P)H-dependent flavin oxidoreductase encodes MRTRITDLLGIQYPILCGGMFRVGRAPLAAAVSEAGGLGIITSATFETAEELRQEIRLAAELTKKPIGININLFPSVRKIPNEAYIEVLLEEGIRIVETSGRNPEAFMKILKDNGVIVIHKVPGVRYAQTAERVGCDAVAVVGFETGGHPGMEDVGHIVLVPRTVNAVKIPVLAGGGIADGRGLAAALALGAEGVVLGTRFLATKESMVHPNVKQWMVEASELDTALIQKSIGSVSRVARNAVALEVMEAEKNSATLEELLPLIKGERSVRVYTEGDVDAGVWSCGQSVGLIYDVPTVKEVVDRMVREAKQAIERMNEIIR; translated from the coding sequence GTGAGAACAAGAATTACGGATTTGCTGGGCATCCAATACCCGATCCTGTGTGGCGGAATGTTCAGAGTGGGCCGCGCCCCTTTGGCGGCAGCCGTTTCGGAAGCCGGGGGGCTTGGGATTATCACATCCGCCACATTTGAAACGGCAGAGGAATTGAGACAAGAGATTCGATTGGCCGCAGAACTGACCAAAAAGCCGATTGGAATCAACATTAATCTGTTCCCGAGTGTTCGCAAAATCCCTAACGAGGCTTACATCGAAGTGTTGCTGGAGGAAGGCATCCGGATTGTGGAAACTTCCGGACGGAACCCCGAAGCCTTCATGAAAATCCTGAAGGACAACGGCGTAATTGTGATTCATAAGGTGCCGGGGGTTCGGTATGCCCAAACAGCCGAACGAGTGGGATGCGATGCGGTTGCAGTCGTGGGATTCGAAACGGGAGGACATCCTGGAATGGAAGATGTCGGTCATATCGTGCTGGTTCCAAGAACTGTTAACGCGGTAAAGATCCCCGTATTGGCGGGTGGGGGAATTGCGGATGGAAGAGGCCTGGCAGCCGCATTGGCCCTGGGAGCGGAAGGAGTCGTATTGGGAACCAGATTCCTGGCCACAAAGGAATCGATGGTTCACCCGAATGTAAAGCAATGGATGGTGGAAGCTTCCGAGCTGGATACGGCCCTGATTCAGAAATCCATCGGGTCGGTGTCCCGGGTGGCCCGGAATGCGGTCGCCCTGGAAGTGATGGAGGCAGAAAAAAACAGCGCAACACTTGAGGAACTTCTGCCCCTGATCAAAGGGGAGCGGTCAGTGCGCGTCTATACGGAAGGAGATGTTGATGCCGGAGTTTGGTCATGCGGACAGTCAGTCGGACTGATCTACGATGTTCCGACTGTGAAAGAAGTGGTGGATCGGATGGTAAGGGAGGCCAAGCAAGCGATCGAGCGAATGAATGAAATCATCCGGTAA
- a CDS encoding acyl-CoA dehydrogenase family protein, translating to MNFALSQEQEAVRKMVRTFVDKEIMPYIQEWDAQGHFERGILKRLAELELMGVCIPERYGGSGMDYNTLAIVCDELERGDTAFRTAVSVHTGLNSMTLLQWGNEFQKEKYLIPQARGEKIGAFGLTEPGAGSDVAAMVTTAVKDGDSYILNGSKTWISLCDVADHFLIFAYTDKSKKHKGISCFIVERTFPGVTTKAIKGKLGIRAGNTGEVFLEDVRVPAENLLGEEGEGFKIAMSALDNGRFTVAAGACGLINASLEASLKYCHERETFGKKIGQHQLVQQMIAKMVAGLETSRLLVYRAGWMKNQGLRNTRETSLAKWFACDQAFNAANDAIQIHGAYGYSNEYPVERYLRNSKAPVIYEGTREIHTIMQAEYALGYRQDKPLRRMLPAWPFEESTQVEDLKEIL from the coding sequence ATGAACTTTGCATTGTCCCAAGAGCAAGAAGCAGTTCGCAAGATGGTCCGTACCTTTGTAGACAAAGAAATCATGCCCTATATCCAGGAATGGGATGCACAGGGACACTTTGAGCGGGGGATTCTGAAACGGTTGGCCGAACTTGAGTTGATGGGGGTTTGCATTCCCGAGCGGTATGGGGGCAGTGGGATGGATTATAACACGCTGGCCATTGTGTGTGATGAACTGGAAAGGGGAGATACTGCTTTCCGGACGGCTGTTTCCGTGCATACCGGTTTGAACAGCATGACCCTTCTTCAATGGGGGAATGAATTCCAGAAAGAAAAATATCTTATCCCCCAAGCCCGCGGGGAAAAAATCGGAGCTTTCGGCCTGACCGAACCGGGTGCCGGATCCGATGTCGCAGCCATGGTGACCACTGCTGTCAAAGACGGGGATTCTTACATCCTGAACGGGTCCAAAACCTGGATATCTCTTTGTGACGTGGCGGATCATTTCCTGATCTTTGCATACACAGACAAGAGCAAGAAGCACAAAGGAATCAGCTGTTTTATTGTCGAGCGGACCTTCCCCGGTGTAACCACCAAGGCAATCAAAGGAAAACTGGGAATCCGTGCCGGCAATACGGGTGAAGTTTTCCTGGAAGATGTGAGGGTACCGGCTGAGAACCTTCTGGGGGAAGAAGGGGAAGGCTTCAAGATTGCCATGTCGGCCCTTGACAACGGACGTTTCACCGTTGCGGCAGGCGCTTGCGGGCTGATCAACGCATCTCTGGAAGCAAGCCTGAAATACTGCCATGAACGGGAAACCTTTGGCAAGAAAATCGGCCAGCACCAACTGGTGCAGCAAATGATCGCCAAGATGGTGGCAGGTCTCGAAACTTCCCGCCTGCTTGTTTACCGTGCCGGTTGGATGAAAAACCAGGGTCTGCGGAACACCCGGGAAACGTCCTTGGCCAAATGGTTTGCCTGTGACCAGGCTTTCAACGCGGCCAACGACGCGATTCAAATTCACGGTGCATACGGATATTCCAACGAATATCCGGTGGAACGCTACCTGCGCAATTCCAAAGCTCCTGTGATTTATGAGGGAACCCGGGAAATCCACACCATCATGCAAGCGGAATACGCGCTCGGGTACCGTCAGGACAAACCGCTGCGCCGGATGCTTCCCGCCTGGCCGTTTGAGGAATCGACACAAGTGGAGGACCTGAAAGAAATCTTGTAA
- a CDS encoding enoyl-CoA hydratase/isomerase family protein — protein sequence MEFLISEKIGKVIHLSLNNPDSRNALHIDMRSQLFAALQDAQSDPEIKAILLTGQGSSFCAGGDVKAMGDSTPRQSMERLQSYNRIISLMKDMDKPIVTAVHGYVFGAGCSLVLASDIVFAAKDTKFSFGFLKIGLMPDAGSTYYLPRLIGVMRAKELIFSGRFFDEEEAYQMGMVTEICESVELFGRALKYAQSLANGPALAIGMAKKALQLSLETGFAGALEFERIGQSLLQQSRDHKEGIRAFQEKRKAEFVGE from the coding sequence TTGGAATTTCTCATCTCTGAAAAAATCGGAAAAGTCATTCATTTGTCCTTGAACAATCCGGACTCCCGCAATGCTCTCCATATTGACATGAGAAGCCAATTGTTTGCCGCACTGCAGGATGCACAGTCGGATCCGGAAATCAAAGCGATCCTTCTAACCGGGCAGGGGAGCAGTTTTTGCGCAGGCGGTGACGTGAAGGCCATGGGTGACAGTACGCCCAGACAGTCAATGGAACGGCTGCAGTCTTACAACCGCATCATCTCGCTAATGAAAGATATGGATAAGCCCATTGTAACGGCAGTTCACGGGTATGTGTTCGGCGCCGGTTGCAGTCTGGTCCTCGCAAGCGACATCGTGTTTGCGGCAAAGGATACAAAGTTCTCCTTTGGGTTTCTGAAAATCGGCCTGATGCCTGACGCGGGCTCCACTTATTATTTGCCGAGGCTGATTGGTGTCATGAGGGCCAAAGAATTGATCTTCAGCGGACGTTTCTTTGATGAGGAGGAAGCGTATCAAATGGGGATGGTCACAGAAATTTGCGAAAGTGTAGAGCTTTTTGGGCGTGCGTTGAAGTATGCGCAGTCTTTGGCGAATGGTCCGGCACTTGCCATCGGAATGGCCAAAAAAGCGTTGCAGCTTTCATTGGAAACGGGATTTGCCGGTGCTCTTGAATTTGAACGGATTGGCCAATCCCTTTTGCAGCAAAGCAGGGACCATAAGGAAGGAATCAGGGCGTTTCAGGAAAAACGAAAAGCAGAATTTGTCGGGGAATAA
- a CDS encoding DUF3870 domain-containing protein has protein sequence MSSWKSIFIAGHAKLPQGMAAKSVFETLTITAEIDCKYGVILEASCTLATEHGRNFIGSLLRGYSLRDGIEEPIALIQKHYLGKAQNALVAALRDLHMQYENLGKS, from the coding sequence ATGAGTTCGTGGAAATCGATCTTTATTGCTGGGCATGCAAAACTTCCTCAGGGTATGGCGGCAAAAAGTGTGTTTGAAACGCTTACCATCACTGCGGAGATTGACTGCAAGTATGGAGTGATACTGGAAGCATCCTGTACGTTGGCTACTGAACACGGGCGCAACTTCATTGGGTCACTTCTGCGGGGATACAGTCTGAGAGACGGTATTGAGGAACCGATCGCCCTGATTCAAAAACATTATCTGGGAAAAGCACAGAATGCTTTGGTGGCTGCTTTGCGGGATTTGCACATGCAGTACGAAAATCTGGGCAAGTCTTAG
- a CDS encoding electron transfer flavoprotein subunit beta/FixA family protein, translating into MKILVLMKQTFDTEEKIVLDGGKVKEDGVQFIINPYDEYAIEEAIVLRDKFGGEVTVVTLGPARAEEALRKALAMGADHGVHINDEALFGDEYKAAKVLAEYIKTQEYDIILGGNMSVDDGSGQVAVRVAELLGIPHISTITKLEIDGTKVTAHRDAEGDLEIVEATLPVLVTAQQGLNEPRYPSLLGIRKANKIPLHVVGAGDLNVSASAKNEVVETYLPKEKTGGRILKGDTPTRVKELVSLLRNEDKVI; encoded by the coding sequence ATGAAAATACTGGTTCTGATGAAGCAGACGTTTGACACCGAAGAAAAAATCGTGCTTGATGGCGGCAAGGTAAAAGAGGACGGAGTGCAGTTCATTATCAACCCGTACGATGAGTACGCAATTGAAGAAGCCATCGTGCTGCGGGACAAGTTCGGCGGTGAAGTAACCGTTGTCACTCTGGGTCCTGCACGTGCCGAAGAAGCTCTGCGCAAAGCACTGGCCATGGGCGCGGACCACGGGGTGCATATTAACGATGAAGCGCTGTTTGGCGATGAGTACAAAGCGGCAAAAGTACTGGCGGAATATATCAAGACCCAGGAATATGACATCATCCTGGGCGGCAACATGTCCGTTGACGACGGTTCCGGACAGGTAGCGGTGCGTGTGGCCGAACTGCTCGGAATCCCGCACATCTCCACCATCACCAAACTTGAGATTGACGGAACCAAGGTCACCGCTCACCGGGATGCGGAGGGGGATCTGGAAATTGTGGAGGCAACCCTGCCGGTTCTGGTGACCGCTCAACAGGGGCTCAACGAGCCGCGGTATCCTTCCCTGCTGGGGATCCGGAAAGCCAACAAGATTCCGTTGCATGTGGTGGGAGCAGGAGACCTGAACGTTTCGGCGAGTGCGAAAAACGAAGTGGTCGAAACCTACCTGCCGAAGGAAAAGACCGGCGGCCGCATCCTGAAAGGGGATACCCCGACCCGGGTGAAGGAACTGGTTTCTCTCCTTCGCAACGAAGACAAGGTCATCTAA